The sequence tgggtacctagctttggttggAGATGGAAGAAGAGGAATGGGCTGCCAAGACAATGTGGATTAACATTCCtctgcccctatggccttttGATCAATAATAGAAACGGTAAAGTGTAACTattttagtacatgtaacattgactCACTTccactggtaagtcatgtaGTTACTGTGTCCAATAAAAACTGTATTTTGTGTTCCAGCTGCCATCCCTCTGTCCCTGTGGGTGACGAATCACAGGCTCGGTTGGTGGAGATGGTTGGAGAGAAGCCATCCTTCAAGTTTGTTCCCAGAGGCCACCTGGAGCTGGGGGAGCGGCTAGACATTCTACAGCTGCGACACCTGGCCAATGTGTCAGGCCATAGGTGGGTACACATTCTGTTTCTATAGTCACCATCTTTTTCGACATATACCGAAAATAGAAACATTTATCTCCAAATCTCAATGATAATAACCAAATTATCACTAATCTTGCAGGTCCTACTATCTGAAAGGTGCAGGTGCACTACTACAACATGCCCTGGTACAGTTTACACAGGACAGACTGTACAGGCaaggcttcactcctctggtgGTACCAGACTTCTTCTACCCTGCCATACTGGAGGGGTGTGGCATGATGAAGGCTGGAGCCTTTGATACTCAAATCTACACCTTAGACTCAACCAAACACGACCCGCTGTGTCTGGCAGGAACGGCAGAGGTAGGGATTGCGGGGATGTACAAGGACCACGTGTTACAGGCGAATCAGCTCCCACAAAGATCATTCGCTGTCAGCACATGTTATCGAGCAGAGACTTGGAGCGGGACAGAGCCGTACGGAATCTACAGAGTCCACCATTTCACAAAGGTAAAAACTTGGTTTTGTCAAACTGTTTGCATTACTAATGTATGAAAATGGATGGAGATTTATTGATTTGGTTTGCTTCTTAACCTTTATTAGGTGACTGCGGGGTTGTAACCAGCACccatcctttgacggaattttgtagctggggacagaaaaaaattttgcccattccgtcctctgtgacggactaAAATCAATATGTAACAATATTAAAAAATGGCCTTCCTTGTataatttactatgatattttaTCAAGACACAttccattgaacagcttagtctactaGCAAAGTTTAcacctgaaaatgcaggaaaaagcatttcagagggtctagatttcaaaattttcggGGGAAAGATTCTTTAGGACCCCCCCCAAAGAATGTTGCGCCTTTGCGCAAAATCAAGGGGACAggaaatgatttcaggctggctacaatcCTGGGTGACTGCTCTTGGAgcaaaaattttattttctgATACAATAACCTATATCATCTaaagaaatatacaaataaGTGTATCTTAACTCACACCAGTAATATACTATTTCTGCCTTTCTGTTTCTGGGAGACACATGCGTTATGTGTGTCTGTTAAAATGAGTGTGACCTCCAAGTTTATCAATTGTTGAATTTATCTATTCCCATAGGTAGAGATGTTTGCAGTGACTGCCAATGAAGATGGTACTGAAAGTGACCGAATGCAGCAGGAGTTTGTCTCCCTCCAGAAAGACCTGTACTCGGAACTAGGCCTGTGTTTCCGCATCCTGGACATGCCGACCCAGGAACTCGGCCTTCCTGCGCACAGAAAATATGACATGGAGGTGTGGATGCCTGGAAGGGACTCCTTTGGTGAGGTGTCCAGTGCCTCAAACTGTACCGACTACCAAAGTAAGAGGCTACATATACGGTACGAAACAGAGCAGGAGGAACTGAAGTACGCACACACGGTCAACGCCACAGCGTGTGCTGTTCCACGACTCATAATTTCTATACTCGAGAACTTCCAACAAGAGGATGGATCAGTGGTGGTACCAGAGGCCCTACAACCATACATGGCAGGGAAGAAAGTTCTAACTGTTCAGGATGGGTTACCTATGAAGTATATGGGTAGGGAAAGGAGGGTGTTTAAACAACATCAGAAAAAATTTTCTATGTACAAGtaatgaaaataattttacgtcccttttttttttatttggagATTGGGACAAACTTGTGAACTGATGGAATATCAGGGAGAACTCAATATGCTGCTTCAAGTAACTTGGAACATTGTAAGAGATGATTCagtataactgttattgaatgtTATTCAGAACAAAACAGTTGTCTGGTGATTGTCAATTTCTGTTggaatcaatcattcaatcaccATTGTAAAAtgtctttaggccacagcaagtaaattttatggatgacatcagcgcgcgcattaattttcgcctgatttcagaaaaaaaacaagattttttttcttctgcagggatggtcaacatggcgataaagtaccaaaatgatatattgtgttgtagcctaataattgtacttgtagtagaagtgacacttgcgaggtacccaggactgtagttgtagaaatgaaacttattggatagttgtaaaagtgacaccaatatggaagctatgagtgtggataccaactttgttggtgatgccagtcttccacactagtgtcagttttaccacaccagtgcatgtcttaaatacaggaatgaatgcattgTTGGCTCTGTTACCATGCTTTGTCCCTTTAGTTCTTTTTACATCAGTCATCATAaatttatggtgcctattttcgaaaatgtagccatcttgtttttttcacccatcttgtttttttttggccctatcgcactatttttgcagtctacagaggatgtcatccataaaatttacttgctgtggccttatcatcATTCCAGGTGAAATAGATAAATTGAACATTGCACGTTATCATGTAAGATAATGACTATGTAATGCTGCAATTGTACCTTTACATCATAATGTACCTTTTAGATTACAATGCAAGTCTGGCGTCTTTCACATTCTGGCCTATTCATccattttttgccttgccgccaggcaaggctttacgccagcttttttccatggatcaatggacggaccttttaacccagcccttccaaagccccttccaaaggcccttctttccttgccgagtttcatggcttagttagacaatggtacattccagacgagtattaaaacgctcttctagacgcatgttactgtatgtggtccagcgtaataaatctacgctttaacttaccatgttcatataaatatatatcacaaattgcatcagaaggaacttagtttgtaatttaaaaaaataatgcatattcattgtgggtcaaaaagttttacaaaacctgtttaatgtgccaataattcatctgacataaattatgataatgagggggaggggggcgacatgtggaactcgggatttttaagcgtagaatctatcctaacttaccaaaataacataaaatacgcggcaaggcacagcttttttaaaaagatttcttgtttgggTGGTGTCTGGTCAGGGTATGCTTTGAAAACCAATGTGGTGATCTCTTTTATTACATGACCTTGTCCATCTGAATGGCCTTTAAGGTGGATTGTTCTACACAAGTCCTCATGAGTGTGCTTGTGCATGTCAAGTACCTAAATTGTGTCAACCTGGCTCTGTATTGTCTGAAAATTCAGATTGTAGAAGTGATACTGAATGTGATATCATAGTGATAATTAAATAGACCATTGTAGGAATTATGCCAAGTAAATGTTGGTAAATCAAAGTAGATTACTGTTGAAAATCTTTCAATTCCAAAACTGAATCCACAAGACACTATAGTTATTATTTAATTAGACAAATTCATAGATATATATGAAGACTCTGCATACAGTGTTGGCAAGTGAAACAAGCCTTTATTAACCCATACTGGTACATGAAATTTACAAGAAAGATTATCACATGCTCTCAGTTCAAAACAGAACACCATGTGATGCAGATGTGAACAGTAGCAACTATCATATACAAGTATATGTGATCACATCCTGTCAGCATTTGCACCATCTTAGTACAACACATCAAGACAATATATTCACCACTGGCAGAATCTATTAACGTAATCTGCCAAAATCATTCAAACAATGATTTTCATAGAGTGGAAGTATATTCCAGTATGTCACAGTCTCTCTGAGCTAAAATCAAGCACTGCTGGTTGCACCTtggatacatgtatactaaacTACACAAACTACTTGACCACTGTAGAGAGTCTGTCAAGTCCTTTTACCTAGGATATTCTAGCACTTAAGAAAtaataaaattagcataaaatgtaaaataatatCCATGGCACTTCCTTACCATGTGACACAATTATCTCACCTAAAAGCATTTTATGCTTCAATTTTCTACACAATACGAAGTATATGTAATGACATAgaatttttcttttcagaaCATTTAGCTCCAAGTTAGATCTAGataatgaaatatgataaaaaaagtaaataatGTTGCCATGActgaacatttttttcaggaacaaaatatttgaaacttctaatttagaaaaaagatAATAGATTGTTAAATGCAACAGTAATGTACAAATTTCACAACATTTGACAATTTCACTTCATACAATAAGCAGAATTTTACCTGCTGAAAATCATGGTAACACCCTCATGATTTTGAGCCCCAGGCTGTGAGACTTTCAGCAACAGACATTACCACACCAGAAAACATAGATTTGTGATCCAGAAATGTTAGATATGCCACATCAACAGACTTTCCCTTCTGTGAACGTGATGTTTGTTTACTCTGAGAAGGTTGTAAACATGGACAGGTCGCCGAAGTCCTCGTTGTTGTAGTTGCTGCCCGTGGGGGGCTGATCTAACATGGTCAACATGTCAGGGAACATCTCCTGGGGCTGTTGTGGGGCGTGCTCACCGGTGCCAGACTGTGCCGAGGCCCCCTGCGGCCACTGTGCAGCCCACGGGCCCAGGCTACCCGGGGGGACTCCATCTACAACAGGGAAAAATGCCTTTCCTTTAGCACAGGAGCCAAACTGTCCTAAACTAAAGGTGCAGAAATCATTGCCCTGTCGTGTACATGTTCGACATCGTCATCATCTGTCGACCTCCGAGGGGACGGGGTAACAtgctacatacatacacaatgtggAATTCTTCATTCTAGATTGCACCTGTctatgtaaatgtacaattttgtatCAAGACATAGATGTGTTGATGTTCATGTGAACATTTGATGTACCTTTCTCTCCCTGATACCCTGGGTAAACCCTCTGGGAGGAGTTGAGCTGGGTGTATGTGGGTCCAGGGGACGTTGCCGTGGGGCTGTAGCTGACAGCTGGGGACACCGTGGGTGGGTAGCCAGCTGCAGCCCCAGATGCCATGGTGGTGAAGGTGGGTGACTGGGGTTTACTGTTGCGGGAGTTAGACGTCTGCAAAAAGAGCAAAATCCATAAAATATCAGGATgttagaaaatatgaacatgacTTATGTGAACATCTCAGAAGTTGTAGGACAATAATGGGAAGTGCCACaatctctgtacatgtatctcttcaTAACTAAAAATGTTGATGCATTAGAATATATCTTATACAAAAATTGTATGGCTTACAAATAATAAATATCTTGTAAAAGTTCATCGACTGTGGCTGACAACAATGAATTTTCTTGTAGACACACAGTATCCAATTTGGTGCTCTTACCTGATTGGCAAATGGAGGTGATGACCAAGTAGCTGGTTTGGGCCCCTGTCGTCGGCGGACCATCTCAGCCAGTGCCCCTCCAGCTGATACCATGCTCTGTTGGACTGATCCAGGGCCGTATGCCTGAAATAAATCTTGTATGTTAGTGTATGGCAGATCTTTGTGTCTCTTCCAGTCCACATTTATAAGTTGCCCTCAAGaaaaagatattttgaaaaaaggggggaaaaattttgttgcaaaaatcTGCAGGCTCATTTTTATGCTAAAAGCAGAAGTCTGTTTATGAAATTGAATTTCCCAATAGAACAAAGTTCTGGTGAGCCCAATCATCAAACATAatcatatggatgatatcctctgggaaccccaaactgATGCCAGCATGGGTTTATACAGAAATGTAAGCTAGCAAACAACGAAAATGTTCATCTTTACGTTGTGATACTTCGTGACACTGGACTGGAGGGGAACACTTttgggtacatgtatttgtatgtaaagTGCTGCCTGACAATTGTTAAAGAAAGgaataatgatacatgtaataaggAAAGAATTGAAAGTTAACATACTATACATATAGAACCGTAATGAATTAATGAAGAATGATAATGATACCAAGTTGTAGTCACTTTCTATAATACAAATCAGAGCAATATAACAGTATAATTAATATCAGTAACAATGAGGATAAAACATGTTAAGAAATATGAGCGAACTTGAGTCTTAGAAAGAATATAGATTCAATATAAATATAACTTGTAACAGAAGCTGTGAATAAGTCAGGGCGACAGCAGGTCAGGAGTGGTCTTACAATGCAAGTGCTGTTTCACTGCAAATTTTTCGATGGGAATAGTTAACCATCCTCTTTGTCCTATCATCTCATAGGCCTTCTGTTTTACTTTAGATAGAATCAACATCTGATCAAAAAGGCAGCATGGATGCACAAATTGTGAGACTACTCCCAAATCCTCAGGGTTTTGC comes from Branchiostoma floridae strain S238N-H82 chromosome 2, Bfl_VNyyK, whole genome shotgun sequence and encodes:
- the LOC118406519 gene encoding serine--tRNA ligase, mitochondrial-like — protein: MIRTAISRSVFFPRTIRPILTQQPGRILARCCSSEDGKYLLHERDGLYDHMTRGIIDKIEFDVDHICQNVDSVAQRVRDRKGEMQEDEVYRLVDLWQERCRVKVEVDEIQEQRQALAGQAKGLKGQHNSTEFKDLQVKGRQLRKDFNEASRYETELNSQLYNILLRLPNSCHPSVPVGDESQARLVEMVGEKPSFKFVPRGHLELGERLDILQLRHLANVSGHRSYYLKGAGALLQHALVQFTQDRLYRQGFTPLVVPDFFYPAILEGCGMMKAGAFDTQIYTLDSTKHDPLCLAGTAEVGIAGMYKDHVLQANQLPQRSFAVSTCYRAETWSGTEPYGIYRVHHFTKVEMFAVTANEDGTESDRMQQEFVSLQKDLYSELGLCFRILDMPTQELGLPAHRKYDMEVWMPGRDSFGEVSSASNCTDYQSKRLHIRYETEQEELKYAHTVNATACAVPRLIISILENFQQEDGSVVVPEALQPYMAGKKVLTVQDGLPMKYMGRERRVFKQHQKKFSMYK